In Rhododendron vialii isolate Sample 1 chromosome 9a, ASM3025357v1, the following are encoded in one genomic region:
- the LOC131299646 gene encoding 26S rRNA (cytosine-C(5))-methyltransferase NOP2B-like, translating to MGAGGCPLDASHGERVSQDSGWHSSAVALPTGGSGSYLRPQGQARAAPRRKSARPPPQKKTASTSTTPTAAQRQGPAQKKRKGATTSRAAENEEDEEEEEEEEKEHSPFSSGSKDSDDDPKYKMDPRERDDDDDAEDFDD from the exons ATGGGCGCGGGAGGCTGCCCGCTTGATGCTagccatggagaaagagtttcaCAAGATAGTGGATGGCACTCCTctgcagttgcactacccaccgGCGGCTCCGGCTCCTACTTACGGCCTCAG GGACAAGCTAGGGCGGCGCCTAGGCGAAAAAGTGCACGACCTCCTCCACAAAAGAAGACGGCCAGCACCTCTACTACTCCTACCGCAGCCCAGAGACAG GGGCCAGctcagaagaaaagaaaaggagccACCACTTCCCGAGCTGCGGAGAatgaggaggatgaggaggaagaagaggaagaggaaaaggaGCATTCGCCTTTCAGTAGCGGCTCCAAAGACTCCGACGATGATCCCAAGTATAAGATGGATCCAAGAGAAAGAGATGATGATGACGATGCTGAGGATTTCGACGATTGA